A genome region from Akkermansiaceae bacterium includes the following:
- a CDS encoding aminopeptidase: MLTQIHLDRWAEVLVRHATNVRPGNIVRINAQPAAEPLLEAVYRKVLEAGGNPIVNCRPEFLGEAFYELACPEQLDWANPFTLHETQAIDASINISAITNLRALDKFDTSVTQRAARAQKDSRELFFQRAAVADDPSIDSTLKPLLWTTTLFPTNAYAQDAGMSLADYSDFVVSACQLGQEDPVAFWEKLDQWQCELAGKLMAGSELHFQTPEGTDLRVAVSGMKWLSSPGRKNFPDGEVYSGPNLGAENGGAEGVVLFDKRCVYQGHAVRNARIVMEKGRATDVTAEEGEDFLIAMLDQDEGARRIGEVAFGTNRAISKPTGQILYDEKMGGSFHLAFGAGYPETGNCNKSALHWDLIASLGEGSKVTLDGQPFCCDGKFVDMPAEVRWL; the protein is encoded by the coding sequence ATGCTTACCCAGATCCATCTCGACCGCTGGGCGGAGGTGCTCGTGCGCCATGCGACAAATGTCCGCCCGGGAAACATCGTCCGCATCAACGCCCAACCTGCGGCGGAGCCCCTGCTTGAGGCGGTTTACCGCAAGGTGCTCGAGGCGGGAGGCAATCCCATCGTGAACTGCCGCCCTGAATTTCTCGGAGAGGCTTTCTACGAACTCGCCTGTCCTGAGCAGCTCGATTGGGCGAACCCGTTCACGCTGCATGAAACCCAGGCCATCGACGCCTCGATCAACATCAGCGCGATCACCAATCTCAGGGCGCTGGACAAGTTCGACACTTCGGTGACCCAGCGTGCGGCGCGGGCACAGAAGGATTCGCGCGAGCTGTTTTTTCAGAGGGCGGCGGTCGCGGACGATCCGTCCATCGACTCGACGCTCAAGCCGCTGTTGTGGACGACCACTCTTTTCCCGACCAACGCCTACGCCCAGGACGCGGGGATGAGCCTCGCCGATTACAGCGATTTCGTGGTCAGCGCCTGCCAGCTCGGGCAGGAAGACCCGGTGGCTTTCTGGGAAAAGCTAGATCAATGGCAGTGTGAGCTTGCGGGGAAACTCATGGCTGGTAGCGAACTCCATTTCCAAACGCCCGAAGGGACGGATCTCAGGGTTGCCGTATCTGGGATGAAATGGCTCTCCAGCCCCGGTAGGAAGAACTTCCCCGACGGCGAGGTCTATTCCGGGCCGAATCTCGGTGCGGAGAACGGTGGCGCGGAAGGCGTGGTGCTTTTCGACAAGCGCTGCGTCTATCAGGGGCATGCTGTCAGGAACGCACGCATCGTGATGGAGAAAGGCCGGGCGACGGATGTCACGGCGGAGGAGGGGGAGGATTTTCTCATTGCCATGCTCGATCAGGACGAGGGTGCCCGCCGCATCGGCGAGGTTGCCTTCGGGACGAACCGGGCGATCTCAAAACCCACCGGCCAGATCCTCTACGATGAGAAGATGGGCGGTTCCTTCCATCTTGCCTTCGGCGCTGGATACCCCGAAACCGGAAACTGCAACAAGAGCGCCCTCCACTGGGATCTTATCGCAAGCCTCGGCGAGGGCTCGAAGGTCACCCTCGACGGACAGCCGTTCTGCTGCGACGGCAAGTTCGTCGACATGCCTGCGGAAGTCAGGTGGCTTTGA
- a CDS encoding aspartate-semialdehyde dehydrogenase, whose product MKLPHVAIVGATGAVGVEMLLCLEQRNFQLGGLTLLASARSAGKTMKFRGQEIVVKELTHDSFAGVDIAMFSAGGGISLEFAPSAAAAGAVVIDNSSAFRMDEGVPLVIPEINPAAANDRPKGIIANPNCTTIISLMALAPLHEAYGLESVIASSYQAVSGSGAQGIVELEEQVQAIANGRDFTPKVYPRQIAFNVIPQVDSFTENGYTKEEMKMLNEGRKILGVDALKVSCTCVRVPVYRSHSVSITAKFSKQPSVEGAKAAYQGKPGVLVVDDPANKVFPVPLDTTGKDDCLVGRIRRNLVLENALDLWVVGDQVRKGAALNAVQIAEIL is encoded by the coding sequence ATGAAACTACCTCATGTGGCGATTGTCGGGGCGACGGGTGCCGTCGGCGTTGAGATGCTCCTTTGCCTGGAGCAACGGAATTTCCAGCTCGGAGGGCTGACCTTGCTCGCCTCCGCGCGCTCGGCGGGGAAGACCATGAAATTCCGCGGCCAGGAGATCGTCGTGAAAGAGCTCACCCATGATTCCTTCGCAGGCGTCGATATCGCGATGTTCAGCGCGGGCGGCGGGATCTCGCTGGAGTTCGCGCCGTCGGCAGCAGCCGCCGGGGCCGTTGTCATCGACAATTCCTCGGCATTCCGGATGGACGAGGGGGTGCCGCTGGTGATCCCGGAAATCAACCCCGCCGCCGCAAATGACAGGCCCAAGGGCATCATTGCGAACCCGAACTGCACCACCATCATTTCGCTCATGGCGCTGGCGCCGCTCCACGAGGCATACGGCTTGGAAAGCGTCATCGCGTCGAGCTACCAGGCGGTTTCGGGCTCCGGGGCGCAGGGCATCGTCGAGCTGGAGGAGCAGGTGCAGGCCATTGCGAACGGCAGGGACTTCACCCCAAAGGTCTATCCGCGACAGATCGCGTTCAATGTCATACCGCAGGTGGATTCTTTCACGGAAAACGGCTACACCAAGGAAGAGATGAAGATGCTCAACGAAGGGCGCAAGATCCTGGGAGTGGATGCGCTCAAGGTTTCCTGCACCTGCGTCCGGGTGCCGGTCTATCGCTCGCACTCCGTCTCCATCACCGCGAAATTTTCCAAGCAGCCGAGCGTCGAGGGGGCGAAGGCCGCCTACCAGGGCAAGCCGGGCGTGCTTGTCGTGGATGATCCCGCAAACAAGGTTTTCCCGGTGCCGCTTGACACCACCGGCAAGGACGATTGCCTGGTCGGGCGCATACGCAGGAACCTGGTGCTGGAAAACGCCCTTGATCTATGGGTCGTCGGAGACCAGGTGCGGAAAGGCGCGGCGCTCAACGCCGTCCAGATCGCGGAGATTTTGTGA
- a CDS encoding rhamnulokinase, with protein sequence MSTKETKPMVRIAVDLGASSGRIIAGIVADGKLTLKEIHRFGNPAVELPSGLYWNILGLFHEIVSGLKKAVETHGNDIASIGIDTWGCDFGLFDATGELIAPPHQYRDPRFEGMADTMHALLPEVEVFGRTGIKTNFYNSSLHLLALRLKNPQLLTEASTLLFVPDILAYWLTGVKAVERTIASTSQLLNPRTGDWAFDVIEALGLPRKLFGKIVVPGTILGNLRPELKSTLGRSDIPLVVAPSHDTASAVAGIPISGEETLWLSSGTWSIMGVEIRQPITSPEALELGFCNELGVSGTVRFLKNIAGLWLIQECKRQWDLDGMDHSFAELAEMAAAAKPFTAFIDPDAPVFASPGNMPGKIREFCAKTGQTAPESIGQILRVATESLALKYRYVYENITRLTGIDFTRLHAGGGGIQNEMLCQATANALGIEVIAGPVEATSCGNIITQMIATGETTDFASGRALIRDSFGFVTYSPEDGETWEKAYRDFLRMMS encoded by the coding sequence GTGTCCACAAAAGAAACCAAACCCATGGTCCGCATCGCCGTCGATCTCGGCGCGAGCAGCGGGCGTATCATCGCAGGAATCGTCGCGGATGGAAAACTCACTCTCAAGGAAATCCACCGTTTCGGGAATCCCGCCGTGGAACTCCCCTCCGGCCTCTACTGGAACATCCTCGGGCTTTTCCATGAGATCGTCAGCGGCCTGAAAAAAGCGGTGGAAACCCATGGCAATGACATCGCCTCCATCGGCATCGACACCTGGGGTTGCGATTTCGGCCTCTTCGACGCCACCGGCGAGCTCATCGCCCCGCCCCACCAATACCGTGACCCGCGCTTCGAGGGCATGGCTGATACAATGCACGCCCTGCTTCCTGAGGTGGAGGTCTTCGGGCGCACCGGGATCAAGACGAACTTCTACAACAGCTCCCTTCACCTGCTCGCGCTGCGGCTGAAAAACCCGCAGCTCCTGACAGAAGCGAGCACTCTCCTCTTCGTCCCCGACATCCTCGCCTACTGGCTCACCGGGGTGAAGGCCGTGGAGCGCACCATCGCCTCCACCTCCCAGCTCCTCAACCCCCGCACCGGCGACTGGGCCTTCGATGTCATCGAGGCGCTCGGCTTGCCGCGTAAGCTTTTCGGGAAAATCGTCGTCCCCGGAACCATCCTCGGAAACCTCCGCCCGGAGCTGAAATCCACCCTCGGCCGCAGCGACATCCCGCTCGTCGTCGCGCCCTCGCACGACACCGCCTCGGCGGTCGCTGGCATCCCGATCTCCGGGGAGGAAACCCTCTGGCTGTCCTCCGGCACCTGGTCCATCATGGGAGTGGAGATCCGCCAGCCCATCACCAGCCCGGAAGCACTCGAACTCGGCTTCTGCAACGAACTCGGCGTCTCTGGCACCGTCCGCTTCCTCAAGAACATCGCAGGCCTCTGGCTCATCCAGGAGTGCAAGCGCCAGTGGGATCTCGATGGCATGGATCACTCCTTCGCCGAGCTTGCGGAAATGGCCGCCGCCGCCAAGCCGTTCACCGCCTTCATCGATCCCGATGCCCCGGTCTTCGCAAGCCCAGGGAACATGCCGGGGAAGATCCGCGAGTTCTGCGCAAAGACCGGCCAGACCGCCCCGGAATCCATCGGCCAGATCCTCCGCGTCGCTACCGAATCGCTCGCCCTGAAATACCGCTACGTGTATGAGAACATCACCCGCCTCACCGGCATCGATTTCACCCGGCTCCACGCCGGCGGCGGCGGCATCCAGAACGAGATGCTCTGCCAGGCCACCGCAAACGCGCTCGGCATCGAGGTCATCGCCGGCCCCGTCGAGGCAACCTCCTGCGGCAACATCATCACCCAGATGATCGCCACCGGGGAGACAACGGATTTCGCATCTGGCCGCGCCCTGATCCGGGATTCATTCGGCTTCGTCACCTACTCGCCGGAGGATGGCGAGACATGGGAAAAAGCCTACCGTGACTTCCTCCGCATGATGTCTTGA